A window of the Pseudomonas sp. B21_DOA genome harbors these coding sequences:
- the guaB gene encoding IMP dehydrogenase: MLRISQEALTFDDILLVPGYSEVLPNEVSLKTRLTRGIELNIPLVSAAMDTVTEARLAIAMAQEGGIGIIHKNMTIEQQAAEVRKVKKFEAGVVKDPITIEADATVRDLFELTRLHNISGVPVLHDGDLVGIVTSRDVRFENRLEATVREVMTPKERLVTVKEGADKNDVRELLHKHRIERVLIVDDKFALKGMMTVNDIEKAKAYPLASKDDQGRLRVGAAVGTGKDTGDRVTALVNAGVDVVVVDTAHGHSKGVIDRVRWVKENFPEVQVIGGNIATGAAAKALAEAGADAVKVGIGPGSICTTRIVAGVGVPQISAIANVAAALEGTGVPLIADGGIRFSGDLSKAIVAGASCVMMGSMFAGTEEAPGEIELFQGRSYKAYRGMGSLGAMSQAQGSSDRYFQDSSAGAEKLVPEGIEGRVPYKGTLSAIIHQLMGGLRSSMGYTGSANIEEMRTKPEFVRITGAGMAESHVHDVQITKEAPNYRVG; encoded by the coding sequence ATGCTGCGTATCAGCCAAGAAGCTCTGACATTCGACGACATTCTCCTAGTGCCCGGTTATTCCGAGGTGCTTCCCAACGAAGTCAGTCTCAAGACCCGTCTTACCCGTGGCATCGAACTGAATATTCCTCTGGTTTCTGCCGCCATGGATACCGTTACTGAAGCCCGTCTGGCGATTGCCATGGCTCAGGAAGGTGGCATCGGCATTATCCACAAGAACATGACCATCGAGCAGCAAGCTGCCGAAGTGCGCAAGGTCAAGAAGTTCGAAGCCGGTGTGGTCAAGGATCCCATCACCATCGAGGCCGATGCCACGGTACGTGATCTGTTCGAACTGACCCGTCTGCACAACATTTCCGGCGTTCCGGTACTGCACGATGGCGACCTGGTCGGCATCGTCACCTCCCGCGACGTACGTTTCGAAAACCGTCTGGAAGCCACTGTCCGCGAAGTGATGACGCCTAAAGAGCGTCTGGTCACGGTCAAGGAAGGCGCCGACAAGAACGACGTCCGTGAACTGCTGCACAAGCACCGCATCGAGCGCGTGCTGATCGTCGACGACAAATTCGCTCTCAAAGGCATGATGACTGTCAACGACATCGAAAAAGCCAAAGCCTACCCGCTGGCCAGCAAGGACGATCAAGGTCGTCTGCGCGTTGGCGCTGCGGTCGGCACCGGTAAAGACACCGGCGATCGCGTGACTGCACTGGTCAATGCCGGCGTGGACGTGGTGGTGGTCGACACCGCACACGGTCACTCCAAAGGCGTGATCGACCGCGTACGCTGGGTCAAGGAGAACTTCCCTGAAGTGCAGGTGATCGGCGGCAACATCGCCACCGGCGCTGCCGCCAAGGCGCTGGCCGAAGCGGGCGCCGACGCAGTCAAGGTCGGTATCGGCCCTGGCTCGATCTGCACCACCCGTATCGTCGCCGGTGTCGGCGTGCCGCAAATCAGCGCCATCGCCAACGTCGCCGCCGCCCTTGAAGGCACCGGCGTGCCGTTGATCGCCGACGGCGGTATCCGTTTCTCCGGTGACCTGTCCAAGGCCATCGTGGCCGGTGCGTCCTGCGTGATGATGGGCTCGATGTTCGCCGGTACCGAAGAAGCGCCGGGCGAGATCGAACTGTTCCAGGGCCGTTCGTACAAGGCTTATCGCGGTATGGGTTCGCTGGGCGCCATGTCCCAGGCCCAGGGCTCGTCCGACCGTTACTTCCAGGACTCCTCGGCAGGCGCCGAGAAACTGGTTCCGGAAGGCATCGAAGGCCGTGTGCCGTACAAAGGCACCCTGAGCGCGATCATTCACCAGTTGATGGGCGGCCTGCGCTCTTCGATGGGTTACACCGGCAGCGCCAACATCGAAGAAATGCGTACCAAGCCCGAGTTCGTGCGGATCACCGGTGCCGGCATGGCCGAGTCCCACGTTCACGACGTGCAGATCACCAAGGAAGCGCCGAACTACCGCGTAGGTTGA
- a CDS encoding sugar ABC transporter ATPase, giving the protein MNSQSIIVPKISTLPVHEPRARAIVRWLVRKNIVEEQLTTCGRTGNRMAHAIADGARAVVLHPEALPFGEPINGLEIVTKRCIYTPAKGFLEEAGCAECRREVGEALFESLEDWFPERTDNFTCPECGHEDDINGFLFLQECAFSNLGFIFNNWLEAGFKQSFIDEFADWLDQPVSWVKVEL; this is encoded by the coding sequence ATGAACTCGCAAAGCATCATCGTCCCGAAAATCTCCACCCTTCCGGTGCACGAACCCCGGGCGCGGGCGATCGTGCGCTGGCTGGTGCGCAAGAACATCGTCGAAGAGCAATTGACCACTTGCGGGCGCACCGGCAATCGCATGGCTCACGCGATCGCTGACGGCGCGCGCGCGGTGGTGTTGCATCCCGAGGCGCTGCCGTTCGGCGAGCCGATCAACGGCCTGGAGATCGTCACCAAACGCTGCATCTACACCCCGGCCAAGGGCTTTCTCGAAGAAGCCGGTTGTGCCGAGTGTCGCCGCGAAGTGGGCGAGGCGCTGTTCGAAAGTCTTGAAGACTGGTTTCCAGAGCGCACCGACAATTTCACCTGCCCGGAGTGCGGGCACGAGGACGACATCAACGGCTTCCTGTTTTTGCAGGAATGCGCGTTTTCCAATCTCGGCTTCATTTTCAATAATTGGCTGGAGGCGGGGTTCAAGCAGAGCTTTATCGACGAGTTCGCCGATTGGCTCGATCAACCTGTCTCCTGGGTCAAGGTGGAGCTGTAG
- a CDS encoding sulfite exporter TauE/SafE family protein, translating into MSMMELLGAWSWGAGGWAVIAVAIALAYIVFGIAGFGTALVAGPILILFMPLSKIVPLLVLLDFVAAFGNLLPSRREVAKPELLRLLPCMAIGCTLGVIFLLNLKSDLLLLLMGLFISAYAVYSLWVKARPAQLSAAWALPMGTVGGLFGALFGSGGFLYAIYLNSRLPKEAARATQSALISCSTVVRLSLFVIAGVYAELPLLMLALCLLPAMALGLWIGRRLTLRLSREAFVRLVTWLVLASGIALIVRYFST; encoded by the coding sequence ATGAGCATGATGGAGCTATTGGGGGCGTGGTCGTGGGGCGCGGGCGGTTGGGCGGTCATCGCGGTGGCCATCGCCCTGGCCTACATTGTCTTCGGCATCGCCGGTTTCGGCACGGCGCTGGTCGCGGGGCCGATTCTGATTCTGTTCATGCCACTGTCGAAGATCGTACCGCTGCTGGTGCTGCTGGATTTCGTCGCGGCATTCGGCAATCTGCTGCCCTCGCGGCGCGAAGTCGCCAAACCGGAACTGCTCAGGCTGTTGCCGTGCATGGCGATCGGCTGCACGCTGGGGGTGATCTTCCTGCTCAATCTGAAATCCGATCTGTTGCTGCTGTTGATGGGCTTGTTCATCAGCGCCTACGCGGTTTACAGCCTGTGGGTAAAAGCGCGGCCGGCGCAGTTGTCGGCGGCGTGGGCGCTGCCGATGGGCACGGTGGGCGGGTTGTTCGGCGCGTTGTTTGGCAGTGGCGGCTTTCTTTATGCGATCTATCTGAACAGCCGCCTGCCCAAGGAAGCGGCGCGGGCCACGCAAAGTGCGTTGATCAGTTGCAGCACCGTGGTGCGCTTGAGCCTGTTTGTCATCGCCGGTGTATATGCCGAGCTACCCTTGTTGATGTTGGCGCTGTGTCTGTTGCCGGCGATGGCGCTGGGCTTGTGGATCGGTCGGCGGCTGACCCTGAGATTGTCCCGCGAGGCATTTGTGCGGCTGGTGACGTGGCTGGTGCTGGCCAGCGGGATCGCGTTGATCGTGCGCTATTTCAGCACTTGA
- the xseA gene encoding exodeoxyribonuclease VII large subunit, with the protein MIKDPFARLGLDREVLTVSQLNGRARVLLEDVFSNIWVEGEISNLARPASGHVYFTLKDSGAQVRCALFRQNAARVRQALKDGLAVKVRGKVSLFEGRGDYQLILDTVEPAGDGALRLAFDALKEKLSAEGLFSAERKVPLPAHPQRIGIISSPTGAVIRDIISVFRRRAPQVQLTLIPTAVQGREATAQIVRALKMADARGFDALILARGGGSLEDLWCFNEEAVARAVDACVTPIVSAVGHETDVSISDFVADVRAPTPSAAAELLAPDSSHLIRQVESLHRRLVMRMRDRLMRDRLRLEGMARRLRHPGERLRQQAQRLDDLDMRMRRAFERSLNTRRERLIRLETRLAGQHPGRQLAMLRQRLDSLAERLPRAMRDALKQRWQQLHSQMQTLHVVSPLATLGRGYSILLDERGHAIRNAAQTHTGQRLRAKLGEGELQVRVEDNHLTPVTLSLLD; encoded by the coding sequence ATGATTAAAGATCCCTTTGCAAGACTTGGCCTGGACCGTGAAGTCCTGACCGTCAGCCAGCTCAACGGCCGCGCGCGGGTGTTGCTGGAAGACGTGTTCAGCAATATCTGGGTCGAAGGCGAAATCTCCAACCTCGCGCGCCCGGCGTCCGGCCACGTCTACTTCACCCTCAAGGACAGCGGCGCGCAGGTGCGTTGCGCATTGTTCCGGCAGAACGCCGCCCGCGTGCGCCAAGCGTTGAAGGACGGTCTGGCGGTCAAGGTGCGCGGCAAGGTTTCGCTGTTCGAAGGCCGTGGCGACTATCAGCTGATACTCGACACCGTGGAGCCGGCCGGTGACGGCGCGCTGCGTCTGGCCTTCGATGCGCTGAAGGAAAAGCTCAGCGCCGAAGGCCTGTTCAGTGCCGAGCGCAAAGTGCCGCTGCCCGCGCATCCGCAGCGCATCGGCATCATCAGTTCGCCGACCGGCGCCGTGATTCGCGACATCATCAGCGTGTTCCGCCGCCGTGCGCCGCAGGTGCAACTGACCCTGATACCGACTGCCGTACAAGGCCGCGAAGCCACTGCGCAAATCGTCCGCGCGCTGAAAATGGCCGATGCCCGCGGCTTCGACGCACTGATCCTCGCCCGTGGCGGCGGCTCGCTGGAAGACCTCTGGTGCTTCAACGAAGAAGCCGTGGCGCGCGCGGTCGATGCCTGCGTGACGCCGATCGTCAGTGCCGTCGGCCATGAAACCGATGTGTCGATCAGCGACTTTGTTGCCGACGTCCGCGCACCGACGCCCTCGGCCGCCGCTGAACTGCTCGCCCCGGATTCCAGCCATCTGATCCGTCAGGTCGAAAGCCTGCACCGGCGTCTGGTGATGCGCATGCGTGATCGCTTGATGCGTGATCGCCTGCGTCTGGAAGGCATGGCCCGGCGGCTGCGGCATCCTGGTGAGCGTCTGCGCCAGCAGGCGCAACGTCTGGATGATCTGGACATGCGCATGCGCCGGGCCTTCGAACGCAGCCTCAATACCCGCCGCGAACGCCTGATCCGTCTGGAAACCCGTCTCGCCGGGCAACATCCGGGGCGCCAACTGGCCATGCTTCGCCAGCGCCTCGACAGCCTCGCCGAGCGCCTGCCCCGGGCCATGCGCGATGCTCTGAAACAGCGTTGGCAGCAATTGCACAGTCAGATGCAGACCCTGCACGTGGTCAGCCCGTTGGCGACTCTCGGTCGTGGTTACAGCATCCTGCTCGACGAGCGCGGCCACGCGATTCGCAATGCTGCGCAGACCCACACCGGCCAGCGTCTGAGAGCCAAACTCGGCGAAGGCGAACTGCAAGTGCGCGTCGAGGACAATCACCTGACGCCCGTCACCCTCTCTTTACTGGACTGA
- a CDS encoding peptidoglycan DD-metalloendopeptidase family protein produces the protein MPRFLASLLLLCLTFNAHADSYITRLLNKPVPGGVAVVDLGTAAQAPKATYQGKPVLVVKEQNNWLAIVGVPLTVKPGAQQISSGGRNLAFTVGSKKYPEQHITLKNKQQVNPNAENLKRIEGELAEQIAAYRTFSPNTPSNLLLDKPVNGPLSSKFGVRRFFNGEERNPHAGLDFAVPAGTPIKTPAAGKVILIGNYFFNGNTVFVDHGQGFISMFCHMSKIDVKKGQQLARGAVVGKVGATGRATGPHMHWNVSLNDARVDPAIFIGAFQP, from the coding sequence ATGCCGCGTTTTCTCGCTTCGCTGCTGTTGCTCTGCCTGACCTTCAACGCCCACGCCGACAGTTACATCACCCGGCTGCTGAACAAACCGGTGCCGGGCGGCGTCGCCGTGGTGGATCTGGGCACGGCCGCGCAGGCGCCGAAAGCCACTTATCAGGGCAAACCGGTGCTGGTGGTCAAAGAGCAGAACAACTGGCTGGCGATCGTTGGCGTGCCGCTGACGGTAAAGCCTGGCGCGCAGCAGATCAGCAGTGGCGGGCGCAATCTGGCCTTCACCGTGGGCAGCAAGAAATATCCGGAACAGCACATCACCCTGAAGAACAAACAGCAGGTCAATCCGAACGCCGAGAACCTCAAGCGCATCGAGGGTGAACTGGCGGAACAGATCGCGGCTTACCGCACTTTCAGCCCGAACACGCCGAGCAATCTGCTGCTGGACAAGCCTGTAAACGGGCCGCTTTCGAGCAAGTTCGGTGTGCGTCGCTTCTTCAATGGCGAAGAGCGTAATCCTCATGCCGGTCTCGATTTCGCAGTGCCCGCGGGCACGCCAATCAAGACCCCGGCGGCGGGCAAGGTGATTCTGATCGGCAATTACTTCTTCAACGGCAACACGGTGTTTGTTGACCATGGCCAGGGCTTTATCAGCATGTTCTGCCATATGTCGAAGATCGACGTGAAGAAAGGCCAGCAACTGGCGCGCGGCGCGGTGGTCGGCAAGGTTGGCGCCACAGGGCGGGCAACCGGGCCGCATATGCATTGGAACGTCAGCCTGAATGACGCGCGGGTGGATCCGGCGATATTCATTGGTGCGTTTCAACCGTAA